From one Catellatospora sp. IY07-71 genomic stretch:
- the rimI gene encoding ribosomal protein S18-alanine N-acetyltransferase: MKIDRLRWWQIDELLPVEADLFGAEQWTAAMFWNELANGHHYLVATDDDGSVLGYAGLAVGQGEGWINNIAVRRDAQRRGIGRALLEGLLAEAGRHGVKQILLEVAADNAAAQRLYAAYGFEAIGVRKGYYQPSNTDALVMRREEP; encoded by the coding sequence ATGAAGATCGACCGGCTGCGGTGGTGGCAGATCGACGAACTGCTGCCGGTCGAGGCGGACCTGTTCGGCGCCGAGCAGTGGACGGCGGCCATGTTCTGGAACGAGCTGGCCAACGGGCACCACTACCTGGTCGCCACGGACGACGACGGCAGCGTGCTCGGCTACGCCGGGCTGGCCGTCGGGCAGGGCGAAGGCTGGATCAACAACATCGCGGTACGCCGGGACGCCCAGCGGCGCGGCATCGGCCGGGCGCTGCTGGAAGGGCTGCTCGCCGAGGCGGGGCGGCACGGGGTGAAGCAGATCCTGCTGGAGGTCGCGGCGGACAACGCCGCCGCGCAGCGGCTCTACGCCGCGTACGGCTTCGAGGCGATCGGCGTACGCAAGGGCTACTACCAGCCCAGCAACACCGACGCCCTGGTGATGAGACGGGAAGAACCGTGA
- the alr gene encoding alanine racemase: MWQGDAQSQVVVDLDAIRANVATLRSHTTAQVMAVVKGDGYGHGMVAAARAALSGGATWLGVCTLEEAFGLRDAGLTAPVLSWLWLPGQPVGRAIERDVDLSVASLSQLAAVLAGAREAGRAARLHLKIDTGLSRGGATAQEWPQLVEAAAKAQADGYAEIVGVWSHFVYADAPGHETIDHQLAGFTDALGVALRLGVEPQLRHIANSAATLTRPDAHFDLVRPGIAVYGLSPVEDPAIRASLRPAMTARARVLLSKRLPAGQGISYGHTYVTERESTVALVPLGYADGVPRHASNSGPVLLNGARYTVAGRVCMDQFVVDAGDAPVAEGDEVILFGPGDRGEPTADDWADAVGTINYEIVTRFGSSRVPRVYRGDDA, from the coding sequence ATGTGGCAAGGCGACGCTCAATCCCAGGTCGTGGTCGACCTCGACGCGATCCGCGCGAACGTGGCCACGCTGCGGTCGCACACCACCGCGCAGGTGATGGCCGTGGTCAAGGGCGACGGGTACGGGCACGGCATGGTCGCCGCCGCCCGCGCCGCGCTGTCCGGCGGCGCGACCTGGCTCGGCGTGTGCACCCTGGAGGAGGCCTTCGGCCTGCGCGACGCCGGCCTGACCGCCCCCGTGCTGTCCTGGCTGTGGCTGCCCGGCCAGCCGGTGGGCCGCGCGATCGAGCGTGACGTCGATCTCAGCGTGGCCAGCCTGTCCCAGCTCGCGGCCGTGCTCGCCGGGGCGCGCGAGGCCGGTCGCGCCGCGCGGCTACACCTCAAGATCGACACTGGTCTGTCCCGGGGCGGCGCCACCGCGCAGGAGTGGCCGCAGCTCGTCGAGGCCGCCGCCAAGGCCCAGGCCGACGGGTACGCCGAGATCGTCGGCGTGTGGAGCCACTTCGTGTACGCCGACGCCCCCGGCCACGAGACCATCGACCACCAGCTCGCCGGTTTCACGGATGCGCTCGGCGTCGCGTTGCGCCTCGGCGTCGAGCCGCAGCTGCGCCACATCGCGAACTCGGCCGCCACGCTGACCCGCCCCGACGCTCACTTCGACCTGGTCCGGCCCGGCATCGCCGTGTACGGCCTGTCCCCCGTCGAGGACCCGGCGATCCGCGCCTCGCTGCGCCCCGCGATGACCGCCCGCGCCCGGGTGCTGCTGTCCAAGCGCCTGCCCGCCGGCCAGGGCATCTCGTACGGGCACACCTACGTCACCGAGCGCGAGTCGACCGTGGCCCTGGTGCCGCTCGGCTACGCCGACGGGGTGCCCCGGCACGCCTCCAACAGCGGCCCGGTGCTGCTCAACGGCGCCCGCTACACCGTCGCCGGGCGGGTGTGCATGGACCAGTTCGTGGTCGACGCCGGGGACGCGCCGGTCGCCGAGGGCGACGAGGTGATCCTCTTCGGGCCGGGCGACCGCGGCGAGCCCACCGCCGACGACTGGGCCGACGCCGTCGGCACCATCAACTACGAGATCGTCACCCGTTTCGGCAGCTCCCGGGTCCCGCGCGTGTACCGCGGTGATGACGCGTGA
- a CDS encoding HAD family hydrolase: protein MRRARRRGAILFDLYETLLPDRPQEQRDEVSRRMAAALGVAPEPFAALFRGTTSARMRGEFGTLAETIRTLAYRLGGEPTEQAVRFAEVTRLRFCRELLWPPAATLAVLDRLRALGHPLGLVSNCSTETVTLWRGQPLASRFDVAAFSCLLGAVKPDPVIFLKVCGDLGVAPEDCVFVGDGWGGELNAAAALGMRVIRTVEYTDGDPGWTGETVRRLGDVPGLLAA from the coding sequence ATGCGGCGGGCGCGGCGGCGGGGTGCGATCCTCTTCGACCTCTACGAGACGCTGCTCCCGGACCGGCCGCAGGAGCAGCGCGACGAGGTGAGCCGGCGGATGGCGGCGGCGCTGGGCGTGGCGCCCGAGCCGTTCGCGGCGCTGTTCCGCGGCACGACGTCGGCCCGGATGCGGGGTGAGTTCGGCACCCTCGCCGAGACGATCCGCACCCTGGCGTACCGGCTGGGCGGCGAGCCGACGGAGCAGGCGGTGCGGTTCGCGGAGGTGACCCGGCTGCGGTTCTGCCGCGAGCTGCTGTGGCCGCCCGCGGCCACGCTCGCGGTGCTGGACCGGCTGCGCGCGCTGGGCCATCCGCTGGGGCTGGTCAGCAACTGCTCGACGGAGACGGTGACGCTCTGGCGCGGGCAGCCGCTGGCGTCCCGGTTCGACGTGGCCGCGTTCTCCTGCCTGCTGGGCGCGGTGAAGCCGGATCCGGTGATCTTCCTGAAGGTCTGCGGTGACCTGGGGGTGGCGCCGGAGGACTGCGTCTTCGTCGGCGACGGCTGGGGCGGTGAGCTGAACGCGGCCGCGGCGCTGGGCATGCGCGTGATCCGCACCGTGGAGTACACCGACGGCGATCCGGGTTGGACCGGCGAGACGGTACGCCGTCTGGGTGACGTGCCCGGCCTCCTGGCTGCGTGA
- the tsaB gene encoding tRNA (adenosine(37)-N6)-threonylcarbamoyltransferase complex dimerization subunit type 1 TsaB: MLVLVLDTATPAVTAALAEVGPSGYAVLAQRAAVDGKAHGELLAPQLDAVLAEAGVKPRDLGAVVAGVGPGPFTGLRVGLVTAASLTMVLGIPAYGVCTLDALGLRTTGRVLVATDARRREVYWAVYADGSPLTGPAVDKPADVAPRLAEFGVTTAVGEGAQKYADQLGLPVGDARFPDPGALVEIAAQRVREGAPSEPLTPLYLRRPDAVEPSARKPALSASER, from the coding sequence GTGTTGGTGCTGGTTCTGGATACCGCTACGCCGGCCGTGACGGCGGCGCTGGCGGAGGTCGGCCCGTCGGGGTATGCGGTGCTCGCGCAGCGGGCGGCGGTCGATGGCAAGGCGCACGGCGAGCTGCTCGCGCCGCAGCTGGACGCAGTGCTGGCCGAGGCGGGCGTCAAGCCCCGCGACCTGGGCGCGGTCGTCGCGGGGGTGGGTCCCGGCCCGTTTACGGGGCTGCGGGTGGGCCTGGTCACGGCGGCCTCGCTGACGATGGTGCTGGGCATCCCGGCGTACGGCGTCTGCACGCTGGACGCGCTGGGCCTGCGCACCACGGGACGGGTCCTGGTCGCCACGGACGCCCGCCGCCGCGAGGTCTACTGGGCGGTGTACGCCGACGGCAGCCCGCTGACCGGCCCGGCCGTGGACAAGCCCGCCGACGTGGCACCCCGGCTCGCGGAGTTCGGCGTGACCACGGCCGTGGGCGAGGGCGCGCAGAAGTACGCCGACCAGCTCGGCCTGCCCGTGGGCGACGCCCGCTTCCCGGACCCCGGGGCGCTGGTCGAGATCGCCGCACAGCGGGTCCGTGAGGGCGCGCCGAGCGAGCCGCTCACCCCGCTCTACCTGCGCCGCCCAGACGCGGTCGAGCCGTCGGCCCGCAAGCCCGCGCTGTCGGCGAGCGAACGATGA
- the tsaD gene encoding tRNA (adenosine(37)-N6)-threonylcarbamoyltransferase complex transferase subunit TsaD: MKDEPLVLGIESSCDETGVGIVRGHTLLADALASSVDEHARFGGVVPEVASRAHLQALVPTLHRALDEAGVTLADIDAIAVTAGPGLAGALLVGVAGAKGLALAAEKPIYGVNHLAAHVAVDTLEHGPLPEPAIALLVSGGHSSLLRVDDLARGVTPLGATIDDAAGEAFDKVARLLGMPFPGGPPIDRAARNGDPLAITFPRGLTAPKDLVEHRFDFSFSGLKTAVARWVEARERSGEPVPVDDVAASFQDAVCDVLTMKAIDACRTQGIDTLVIGGGVAANSRLKAMAAERAAKYGITVRVPRPKLCTDNGAMVAALGAHLVAAGNAPSKLDFPADSAMPLTLVGV; this comes from the coding sequence TTGAAGGATGAGCCGCTGGTTCTCGGCATCGAGAGCAGCTGCGACGAGACCGGCGTGGGCATCGTGCGGGGGCACACCCTGCTGGCCGACGCGCTCGCCTCCAGCGTGGACGAGCACGCCCGCTTCGGCGGCGTGGTGCCCGAGGTGGCCAGCCGCGCCCACCTGCAGGCGCTGGTGCCGACGCTGCACCGGGCGCTGGACGAAGCCGGGGTGACCCTGGCCGACATCGACGCCATCGCGGTGACCGCCGGGCCGGGCCTGGCCGGGGCGCTGCTGGTCGGCGTCGCCGGGGCCAAGGGCCTGGCGCTGGCCGCCGAGAAGCCGATCTACGGGGTGAACCACCTGGCCGCGCACGTGGCGGTGGACACCCTGGAGCACGGGCCGCTGCCCGAGCCGGCGATCGCGCTGCTGGTCTCCGGTGGGCACTCCTCGCTGCTGCGGGTCGACGACCTGGCCCGCGGGGTGACCCCGCTCGGCGCGACCATCGACGACGCGGCCGGCGAGGCGTTCGACAAGGTGGCCCGGCTGCTGGGCATGCCGTTCCCGGGCGGCCCGCCGATCGACAGGGCGGCCCGCAACGGCGACCCGCTCGCGATCACCTTCCCGCGCGGCCTGACCGCCCCGAAGGACCTGGTCGAGCACCGGTTCGACTTCTCCTTCTCCGGCCTGAAGACGGCCGTGGCCCGCTGGGTCGAGGCGCGTGAGCGCAGCGGCGAGCCGGTGCCGGTCGACGACGTGGCGGCGAGCTTCCAGGACGCGGTCTGCGACGTGCTGACCATGAAGGCGATCGACGCCTGCCGGACGCAGGGCATCGACACCCTGGTCATCGGCGGCGGCGTGGCGGCGAACTCGCGGCTGAAGGCGATGGCCGCCGAGCGCGCCGCGAAGTACGGCATCACGGTGCGGGTGCCCCGGCCGAAGCTGTGCACGGACAACGGCGCCATGGTCGCCGCGCTCGGGGCGCATCTGGTGGCCGCCGGCAACGCTCCGTCCAAGCTGGACTTCCCGGCCGACTCCGCGATGCCGCTGACGCTGGTGGGCGTGTAG
- a CDS encoding endonuclease domain-containing protein, translating into MSRTSRQSPRLVGKVFSAREAIGLGLVSANELRGSAWQRIFRGVYADARMSVSHLARGEAAVRWLIPAQAAVAGRSAVAFHGGLAPLDAAPVEVLVPPTHRFGPVAGLRVHTADVSTAEFVSRGRARVTSPLRTCWDLAQWYEPAEAVAHIDSLLGRGAVDLSELRRHAHNQLDQRGGSRFGKAVELADGGAQSAPESHTRVGLVLAGLPRPVTQHVIEDRGRFVARVDLAWPEYRVAVEYDGVWHAQADQFHLDRQRLNRLVGQDWIVLHLTAQRLREDLPAFTAEVRTALRTRGWHPVRRGRGAVSSFGDTARTS; encoded by the coding sequence GTGTCTCGGACTTCTCGGCAGAGCCCGCGGTTGGTCGGCAAGGTGTTCTCGGCGCGGGAGGCGATCGGGCTCGGGCTCGTCAGCGCCAACGAGCTGCGCGGCTCCGCGTGGCAGCGGATCTTTCGCGGGGTGTACGCCGACGCCCGGATGAGCGTGTCGCACCTGGCGCGCGGGGAAGCGGCCGTGCGCTGGCTCATCCCCGCACAGGCAGCCGTCGCGGGCCGCTCCGCGGTGGCGTTCCACGGCGGTCTGGCACCGCTGGACGCGGCACCGGTCGAGGTGCTCGTCCCGCCCACGCACAGATTCGGCCCGGTGGCCGGGCTGCGCGTGCACACGGCGGATGTCAGCACCGCCGAGTTCGTCTCGCGGGGCAGGGCAAGGGTCACGTCACCGCTGCGAACCTGCTGGGATCTGGCGCAGTGGTATGAGCCGGCCGAGGCTGTCGCCCACATCGACTCGCTGCTGGGCCGCGGCGCGGTCGACCTCAGTGAGCTGCGCAGACACGCGCATAACCAGCTGGACCAGCGCGGCGGCAGCCGGTTCGGGAAGGCGGTCGAGCTGGCTGACGGCGGTGCACAGTCGGCACCGGAGTCGCACACCCGGGTCGGGCTGGTGCTGGCGGGGCTGCCACGGCCGGTCACCCAGCACGTGATCGAGGATCGCGGCCGTTTCGTCGCGCGCGTCGATCTGGCCTGGCCCGAATACCGGGTCGCGGTCGAGTACGACGGCGTCTGGCACGCCCAGGCCGACCAGTTCCACCTGGACCGCCAGCGTCTCAACCGCCTGGTCGGCCAGGACTGGATCGTCCTGCACCTGACCGCCCAGCGCCTCCGCGAAGACCTCCCCGCCTTCACCGCCGAGGTCCGCACCGCCCTGCGCACCCGCGGCTGGCACCCCGTCCGTCGCGGCCGCGGAGCGGTGAGCAGTTTCGGGGATACTGCACGAACTTCGTGA
- a CDS encoding ABC transporter ATP-binding protein, whose protein sequence is MRSLPVADPGTPDTRSAARYLWWLASQQLPTIGFGMFFGIIWMLTAALMPMVIGRAIDAGITTRDTTALAQWAGAFLLLGLVQAVSGIMRHRNAIFNWMSASFRTVQAVVRHANKLGATLPKRLATGEVVAIGAADTGQIGNALDITARGSAAVVSLITVTIILLTASVKLGLVVLLGVPVQMAVVSLLIKPLHRRQQAYRDQQGTLTGRAVDIVAGLRVLRGIGGEQVFAGRYREQSQQLRAAGIRAARIDSLLEAIQVLMPGLFLALVTWLGARLAVTGEIQPGELASFYGYAAFLIMPLRTLAEMLEKMTRGHVSAGRVLKVLRLEPEITGPASPRELPAHGVLADVKSGLALRPGVLTVLAADRPEDAIEIADRLGRYTEGEVTLGGVPLAEATRDDVRARILVADNNARLFSGPLREELDPAGDGDDARLTAALHAASAEEIVDALPGGLDAFVAERGREFSGGQQQRLRLARALVADPPILILVEPTSAVDAHTEARIADRLGAARQGRTTLVAATSPLLLDRADHVVYVEDGKVAAEGTHRELLAAEPGYRAVVTRSVE, encoded by the coding sequence ATGCGATCCTTACCTGTCGCCGATCCCGGCACGCCCGACACCAGGTCAGCCGCCCGATACCTGTGGTGGCTGGCCTCGCAACAGTTGCCGACCATCGGGTTCGGCATGTTCTTCGGCATCATCTGGATGCTCACCGCGGCGCTGATGCCGATGGTGATCGGCAGGGCGATCGACGCCGGCATCACCACCCGCGACACCACCGCCCTGGCCCAGTGGGCCGGGGCGTTCCTGTTGCTGGGGCTGGTGCAGGCGGTCAGCGGCATCATGCGGCACCGCAACGCCATCTTCAACTGGATGTCGGCCAGCTTCCGCACCGTGCAGGCCGTGGTGCGGCACGCCAACAAGCTGGGCGCGACGCTGCCCAAGCGGCTGGCCACCGGCGAGGTGGTCGCCATCGGCGCGGCCGACACCGGGCAGATCGGCAACGCCCTGGACATCACCGCGCGCGGCTCGGCCGCCGTGGTCAGCCTGATCACCGTCACGATCATCCTGCTCACCGCGTCGGTGAAGCTCGGCCTGGTGGTGCTGCTCGGCGTGCCGGTGCAGATGGCGGTGGTCAGCCTGCTCATCAAGCCGCTGCACCGCCGCCAGCAGGCGTACCGCGACCAGCAGGGCACGCTGACCGGGCGGGCCGTGGACATCGTGGCCGGGCTGCGGGTGCTGCGCGGCATCGGCGGCGAGCAGGTCTTCGCCGGCCGGTATCGGGAGCAGTCGCAGCAGCTGCGCGCGGCGGGCATCCGGGCGGCGCGCATCGACTCGCTGCTGGAGGCGATCCAGGTGCTCATGCCGGGCCTGTTCCTGGCGCTGGTCACCTGGCTCGGCGCGCGGCTGGCGGTGACCGGCGAGATCCAGCCCGGCGAGCTGGCCAGCTTCTACGGGTACGCCGCATTCCTGATCATGCCGCTGCGCACGCTCGCGGAGATGCTGGAGAAGATGACCCGCGGGCACGTGTCGGCGGGGCGCGTGCTGAAGGTGCTGCGGCTGGAGCCGGAGATCACCGGCCCGGCGTCGCCCCGGGAGCTGCCCGCGCACGGCGTGCTGGCCGACGTGAAGTCCGGCCTGGCGCTGCGCCCCGGCGTGCTGACCGTGCTCGCCGCGGACCGGCCCGAGGACGCCATCGAGATCGCCGACCGGCTCGGCCGCTACACCGAGGGCGAGGTGACCCTGGGCGGCGTGCCGCTGGCCGAGGCCACCCGCGACGACGTGCGCGCCCGCATCCTGGTCGCCGACAACAACGCCCGCCTGTTCAGCGGCCCGCTGCGCGAGGAGCTGGACCCGGCCGGCGACGGGGACGACGCGCGGCTCACGGCGGCGCTGCACGCGGCGTCCGCCGAGGAGATCGTGGACGCGCTGCCCGGCGGGCTGGACGCGTTCGTCGCCGAGCGGGGGCGGGAGTTCTCCGGCGGCCAGCAGCAGCGGCTGCGGCTGGCCCGCGCCCTGGTCGCGGACCCGCCGATCCTGATCCTGGTCGAGCCGACCAGCGCCGTCGACGCGCACACCGAGGCCCGCATCGCCGACCGGCTGGGCGCCGCGCGGCAGGGCCGGACCACCCTGGTCGCGGCCACCAGCCCGCTGCTGCTCGACCGCGCCGACCACGTGGTGTACGTCGAGGACGGCAAGGTCGCCGCCGAGGGCACCCACCGCGAGCTGCTGGCCGCCGAGCCCGGTTACCGGGCCGTGGTCACGAGGAGTGTCGAATGA
- a CDS encoding alpha/beta fold hydrolase has protein sequence MSDTTAESKAVAKDKTAGGRRRAGLIGAVIGVAAAGVAAGVAVERLVVRRTREKPEGDPFADEPFGRLPYDETLTVTTDDGVELHVEIVEPVDGIAVEPLRPGPPEPTIIFVHGFCLDQGTFHFQRKALDALGEHRMVFYDQPGHGLSTALHEGEYELPALGDALYDVIKATAPVGPIVLVGHSMGGMAIMACAEQHPDLFADRVAGAVLMATSGGQLDGISYGNLPNILNRASGPLLGLLTGAARFTGPMIDAARQASTDLAWLLTRRYGFGGDKPSPALVSYVEQMNSRTSTETVARYIRTINSHARYPALRALNQVPVLVICGDCDLITPVAHSEEICRLLPHAKMVLIPDSGHVTMLEHADEVNQALITFLDELELR, from the coding sequence ATGAGCGACACGACCGCCGAGAGCAAGGCCGTGGCGAAGGACAAGACGGCAGGCGGCAGGCGGCGGGCCGGGCTGATCGGCGCCGTGATCGGTGTCGCCGCGGCCGGGGTCGCCGCGGGCGTCGCCGTCGAGCGGCTGGTCGTCCGGCGCACCCGGGAGAAGCCGGAAGGCGACCCGTTCGCCGACGAGCCCTTCGGCCGCCTGCCGTACGACGAGACGCTCACCGTCACCACCGACGACGGCGTCGAGCTGCACGTCGAGATCGTCGAGCCGGTCGACGGGATCGCGGTCGAGCCGCTGCGCCCCGGCCCACCCGAGCCGACCATCATCTTCGTCCACGGTTTCTGCCTCGACCAGGGCACCTTCCACTTCCAGCGCAAGGCCCTGGACGCGCTCGGCGAGCACCGCATGGTCTTCTACGACCAGCCGGGCCACGGCCTGTCCACCGCGCTGCACGAGGGCGAGTACGAGCTGCCCGCGCTCGGCGACGCGCTCTACGACGTCATCAAGGCCACCGCCCCGGTCGGGCCGATCGTGCTGGTCGGCCACTCCATGGGCGGCATGGCCATCATGGCCTGCGCCGAGCAGCACCCCGACCTGTTCGCCGACCGGGTGGCGGGCGCCGTGCTCATGGCCACGAGCGGCGGCCAGCTCGACGGCATCAGCTACGGCAACCTGCCCAACATCCTCAACCGGGCCAGCGGCCCGCTGCTCGGCCTGCTCACCGGCGCGGCCCGGTTCACCGGCCCGATGATCGACGCGGCCCGGCAGGCCAGCACCGACCTCGCCTGGCTGCTGACCAGGCGGTACGGCTTCGGCGGCGACAAGCCCAGCCCGGCGCTGGTGTCGTACGTGGAGCAGATGAACTCGCGGACCAGCACCGAGACCGTCGCCCGCTACATCCGCACCATCAACAGCCACGCCCGCTACCCCGCGCTGCGCGCCCTCAACCAGGTGCCCGTGCTGGTCATCTGCGGCGACTGCGACCTGATCACCCCGGTGGCGCACTCCGAGGAGATCTGCCGGCTGCTGCCGCACGCCAAGATGGTCCTGATCCCCGACAGCGGACACGTGACCATGCTGGAGCACGCCGACGAGGTCAACCAGGCACTGATCACCTTCCTGGACGAGCTGGAGCTCCGATGA
- the tsaE gene encoding tRNA (adenosine(37)-N6)-threonylcarbamoyltransferase complex ATPase subunit type 1 TsaE, with protein sequence MILTTVDDTRAFGARLAAVLQPGDLVVLSGPLGAGKTALAQGVGRGLRVLGDVTSPTFVIARVHRPDRAAGGTVPMVHVDAYRLGSVTDPRAQVDDLDLDASVDDSVTLVEWGEGMVEQLADSYLEVRIDRRDDDTREVTLVGHAGTWPTRLAPLTP encoded by the coding sequence ATGATCCTGACCACCGTGGACGACACCCGCGCCTTCGGCGCCCGCCTGGCGGCCGTGCTGCAGCCAGGCGACCTGGTCGTGCTCAGCGGCCCGCTCGGCGCGGGCAAGACCGCCCTGGCCCAGGGCGTCGGGCGCGGCCTGCGGGTGCTCGGCGACGTCACCTCGCCGACGTTCGTCATCGCGCGCGTGCACCGGCCCGACCGGGCCGCGGGCGGCACGGTGCCGATGGTGCACGTGGACGCGTACCGGCTGGGCAGCGTCACCGACCCGCGCGCCCAGGTCGACGACCTCGACCTCGACGCCTCGGTCGACGACTCGGTCACCCTCGTCGAGTGGGGCGAGGGCATGGTCGAGCAGCTCGCCGACTCCTACCTGGAGGTCCGCATCGACCGCCGCGACGACGACACCCGCGAGGTCACCCTCGTCGGCCACGCCGGCACCTGGCCCACCCGCCTCGCACCCCTCACCCCCTAG
- a CDS encoding ABC transporter ATP-binding protein, translated as MRVQLPVADAPAVRRYARQLTRRHTGPLFRVVALHGLAALAGLVTPFLLGRLIGAIEHGTTVSAVDGIAVALVVFVLVQAVLTRFAAFSSANLGERVLAELREEFVDRVLAIPLSTVERAGTGDLVTRTSRDVAQLSHSVRRGVPESLIAAVTLVLTAGALIWLSPLLALPCLVGAPIIIGGARWYLRRAPKAYLRENAASSEVIDGLTETFDGARTTEALRTGARRITRTDRDLHEQYLAERGTLRLRTVFWPVVEVGFVLPVVATLFLGGWFYIQGWAELAQVVTAVFYVQQLVEPIDRLLGWADELQVGATSLARLLGVAEAGDDRTPGDARPDSEQLTASDVRYAYTEGRDVLHGVDLTIAPGERLAMVGPSGAGKSTLGRLLAGIDGPRTGSVAVGGAPLVELPLEELRGHVALVTQEHHVFLGTLRDNLALAKPSADDAEIRRALAAVDALDWVDDLPEGLATEVGSGRHEVSPAQAQQLALARLVLADPHTLVLDEATSLIDPRAARHLERTLAAVLDGRTVVAIAHRLFSAHDADRVAVVEDGRITELGSHDDLVAADGSYAALWRSWQS; from the coding sequence ATGAGGGTCCAGCTTCCGGTCGCCGATGCGCCCGCGGTACGCCGCTACGCCCGGCAGCTGACCCGGCGGCACACCGGCCCGCTGTTCCGGGTCGTCGCGCTGCACGGCCTGGCCGCGCTGGCGGGCCTGGTCACCCCGTTCCTGCTGGGGCGGCTGATCGGCGCGATCGAGCACGGCACCACCGTGTCCGCGGTCGACGGCATCGCCGTCGCGCTGGTGGTGTTCGTGCTGGTGCAGGCGGTGCTCACCCGGTTCGCCGCGTTCTCCTCGGCGAACCTGGGCGAGCGGGTGCTGGCCGAGCTGCGTGAGGAGTTCGTGGACCGGGTGCTGGCCATTCCGCTGTCCACCGTGGAGCGGGCGGGCACCGGGGACCTGGTCACGCGTACCAGCCGGGATGTCGCGCAGCTGTCCCACAGCGTGCGCCGCGGCGTGCCGGAGAGCCTGATCGCCGCGGTCACCCTGGTGCTGACCGCGGGCGCGCTGATCTGGCTGTCCCCGCTGCTCGCCCTGCCCTGCCTGGTCGGCGCGCCGATCATCATCGGCGGCGCGCGGTGGTACCTGCGCCGCGCCCCCAAGGCGTACCTGCGCGAGAACGCCGCCTCCTCCGAGGTGATCGACGGGCTCACCGAGACCTTCGACGGCGCGCGCACCACCGAGGCGCTGCGCACCGGCGCCCGCCGCATCACCCGCACCGACCGCGACCTGCACGAGCAGTACCTGGCCGAGCGGGGCACGCTGCGCCTGCGCACCGTGTTCTGGCCGGTGGTCGAGGTCGGCTTCGTGCTGCCGGTGGTGGCCACGCTGTTCCTCGGCGGCTGGTTCTACATCCAGGGCTGGGCCGAGCTGGCGCAGGTCGTCACGGCCGTGTTCTACGTACAGCAGCTCGTCGAGCCGATCGACCGGCTGCTGGGCTGGGCCGACGAGCTGCAGGTCGGCGCGACGTCGCTGGCCCGGCTGCTGGGCGTGGCCGAGGCCGGCGACGACCGCACGCCCGGCGACGCCCGGCCGGACTCCGAGCAGCTCACGGCGAGCGACGTGCGGTACGCGTACACCGAAGGCCGGGACGTGCTGCACGGTGTAGACCTGACCATCGCCCCCGGCGAGCGGCTGGCCATGGTCGGCCCGTCCGGCGCGGGCAAGTCCACACTGGGGCGGCTGCTCGCGGGCATCGACGGGCCGCGCACCGGTTCCGTCGCGGTCGGCGGTGCGCCGCTGGTCGAGCTGCCGCTGGAGGAGCTGCGCGGCCACGTCGCGCTGGTCACCCAGGAGCACCACGTCTTCCTGGGCACGCTGCGCGACAACCTGGCCCTGGCCAAGCCGTCCGCCGACGACGCCGAGATCCGCCGGGCGCTGGCCGCGGTGGACGCCCTGGACTGGGTCGACGACCTGCCCGAGGGCCTGGCCACCGAGGTCGGCAGCGGGAGGCACGAGGTCTCGCCCGCCCAGGCGCAGCAGCTCGCGCTGGCCCGGCTGGTGCTGGCCGACCCGCACACGCTGGTGCTCGACGAGGCCACCTCGCTGATCGACCCGCGCGCCGCCCGGCACCTGGAGCGAACGCTTGCCGCCGTGCTGGACGGGCGCACCGTCGTCGCGATCGCGCACCGCCTCTTCTCGGCCCACGACGCCGACCGCGTCGCCGTCGTCGAGGACGGCCGCATCACCGAGCTGGGCTCCCACGACGACCTCGTCGCCGCCGACGGCTCCTACGCCGCCCTCTGGCGCTCCTGGCAGAGCTGA